From Pseudoramibacter sp.:
CTTGTTTCATTTCAGCACATACGGCGTCAATTTCTTCTGACGTCACAATAAGATCTCTTCGTACTACATTATCATATGAACGGCCTTCATCTTCGTAATACATTTCTGTTGTCAGATCTCTTCCCGCTGGTCTGGACGTTCCAGAAACCCTGATAAAAGTCCCCTTATTAATACCCAAAGATTTAATATAATAAGGTCTTTGTCTGCCTGGCTGAATATCTACGACAATAACGGATTTATCTTGAATGGTCTGCAGATAAACATCTGGAATAATAACAGGCTCACAACTGTCTGAAATAGCTGCAGTAATGGCATCTATTTCTCCAAATACTTGTTCTTTTGGAATGCCCACTACTTTTCTTGTTTTATCGTCAACGCCAAAAACAAGCCTTCCTCCACTTCCATTTGCAAAGGCAATCACAGACTTCATATATTTACTGCTGTCTTTGGGACGCTGTACCTTAAATTCAAGATTTTTTGACTCTCCTGTCATAATCATCTCTTCTAGTGTCATATGCTTAACCTCTTCTGGCTTATTTTAAGCGAACTGCAAAGTATTGTTAAATCCCCTGAATCTGACACGACCGCATGGTTTCCAGCGCGGCTTTGTGTTTGGCCGGGGTCACGCCGGCGCAGCAGGCCGGGTCCACGGAGATTTTCGTTTCCGGCAGCACGGCCTTGAGCATGAGGGCATTGGACACGACGCAGATGTCGGTGCACAGCCCCACGAGTTCGATCTCTAACGCTTCTTTTTCAGCCATTTGTTTCACCGCTTCGGCCAGAGCGGCGGAGCCGAAGGTCGGCTTGTCGAAAATATGGTCTTGGGGGATCAGGGGCGCCACGGCGCCGCAGAGCTGCCAGCCCTTTGTGCCTTTGACGCAGTGGAGCACCGGCAGGTACTGCCCTTCCTGGGTGTCGAGATAATTTTCCGGGTGGGTGTCCCGGGTGGCGTACACATCTTCCCGGGGATAGGTGACGATTTTGTCCGCCACTTTCGGGACGATGGCCTGGGCTTCTTTGGTGCCCAGCGCCCCGTCGATAAAGTCGTTCTGCATGTCGATGACGATTAAGATTCTGCGCATGGTCTGCACCTCCTTTTTGATTTTATTTTACCATATTTGGGGCCTTCCTTATTTTCATTTACTTTTAACTTTTAGACGCCCGCCGATTTAACGCAGTCATGGTAAAAATAAGTTGAAGCTTAAGAAGAGATTAAAGGAGATGCGCTTATGAAAATATTTGCCTCACGCCGGATTTATCTCGCCGCCGCTGTCCTGGCGGCCCTGGCCCTGCTGTTTGTGATGCTGCCGGTGCACGCCGAAGACGCCCCGGTGATCACCGACGTTCAGATGTATCAGAACGGCAAGGCCGTCAATCTCAACACCGGCGAAGCCGTGAAGCTCACCGCCGGCAGTACGTTATCCATGAAAGTCTTCGGCAAAGGCGGCCAAAACGACACGGCCGACTTCACCTGGCAGTGGTACAAGGGCAAAAACACCGCCGGCACGCCTGTAAGCACCGACGCCCAGTACACCCTGCCCAAATCGGGCACCGGCAGCCAGACCTACACCGTCGTCTACGGCGACAAGCGCGACGGCTCCGAATACACCTGCACGGTGAACGCGAAGGTGGGCACAAAATCCGCCGGCACGAAAAAAGCAAGCCGGATCAAAATCGCCTCCGCGGCTTTTGCCTTCGGCTTCGGCAGCCGTTAATGCCGTATCTCTCTTTACCAGGCCCCGGGCCTGGTTTTTTGTGCGCCGAAAACTAATCAATTTTAAATGGCGTTTAACATCAAAAAAGGCCTCTCGTCATGAGAGGTCTTTTGCGTTAAGAAGGGTAAAAAATGAAAAAATTTGATGCCCCGGTCAGCAGGTCGCGCCGCCGTCGACGACAAAATCCTGTCCGGTGACAAAGCGAGCCGCATCGGAAGCCAGATACAGCGCGCAGTACGCGATATCGTCCACTTCGCCAATGAGGCCCAGGGGCGATTCGCCCTTGAACCGGGCCACGAGCTTCGGATCGTCCAGGGCCCGTTCGGTCATTTCCGTGACGATAAAGCCCGGGTAGATCGTGTTCACGCGGATGCCTTCAGGCCCCAGGCGCTTGGCCAGGGTCCGGGACATGCTGCGG
This genomic window contains:
- a CDS encoding AlbA family DNA-binding domain-containing protein translates to MTLEEMIMTGESKNLEFKVQRPKDSSKYMKSVIAFANGSGGRLVFGVDDKTRKVVGIPKEQVFGEIDAITAAISDSCEPVIIPDVYLQTIQDKSVIVVDIQPGRQRPYYIKSLGINKGTFIRVSGTSRPAGRDLTTEMYYEDEGRSYDNVVRRDLIVTSEEIDAVCAEMKQVAIQNAKSEFQKRSVKTVTKNNLISWGLLAEDEQGNIHPTNGYVFMMGKDEFLSMIQCGMFKGTSRAVFIDKREYHGPLWKQIENAYQFVLRNIHLGAKLNGIFREDIYELPPDSIRELIINAVMNCSFCRHLIFRWLFMMIAWKSLRREDFFLVSLSQG
- a CDS encoding cysteine hydrolase family protein — encoded protein: MRRILIVIDMQNDFIDGALGTKEAQAIVPKVADKIVTYPREDVYATRDTHPENYLDTQEGQYLPVLHCVKGTKGWQLCGAVAPLIPQDHIFDKPTFGSAALAEAVKQMAEKEALEIELVGLCTDICVVSNALMLKAVLPETKISVDPACCAGVTPAKHKAALETMRSCQIQGI